GAATAAAGCTGAGAAAATCCTCAAAAGGACCCCAAAAAGTAAATGATTGAAACgttttggatttaaaacaaaGCTCTTTAAGTCCTGGGGGGGTCGTTCAAAATCTCCAACATTCAACaaattattttataatttaattACATGGCAGCATGAACCAAACACGCATCATAGAGTAAACTAGATTGCCATGCCCATCCTTAAAGtgactaaaacacacacatggaaacAGTTAAACTAAAACAAGACTCACAGACAAGCAGATCATTCATCACTAGATGACTCGTTTAAAGCCGGATCCCCATCATGAAccagtttgtttattttgtcaaaatgaGGATTAATGTGATTATTGAGTAACTTTATTGAGGCTGCGTTGTCTCAATGCTTGTCCATCCAAAGTACTTTGACAAACATGAGTCACATACAAGCTAAGTGAGAATGACTAACGCTGCCAAATCCCGGGTGATCAACCCTCACGTTACACCACCTGTATGGATGGAGCAACAGTCAGGGTTTAAGTACTTATCAGGAAAGGAATAATAGCAAATAAATCTCTGTGCCTGCTCGCTGTATGTGCACACTTATGATGCTTTCCAAAGGGGCTTGAACTTGCAGCCTTGAACAGTATAGACACAAGAGTCAGAGAAAAGTAATATTATTGATATTTATTGTGATTGAGAACAATTTAGAACCAgaatatttgaaagaaaaaaaagagctatTTTCAGTTTTTACAATGCCAGGAGGCATCCAGACAGGACATATGaagttgatgtgtgtgtgtgtgtgtgtgtgtggaggtgaaACAGCCGTCATGTGACTGGCTTGTATGAGGGAAGCAGCGTTGGAATGAGTCATAAGTTGAGTCAATACGCGAGCACAAAATGCTCCGTTgtctgaaaatggatggcgcgtCACGTGACCGGAGTACGTTCCCCCGACCCTGGCGAGGATTTTAATTTCCTCTCTTAAGCGAGATAACTAGTCTGGGTTGGAGAATTCTCTGAAACTAAGGATATCCTCACCGGCTGACATGATATAAATAAGTGAAATGTTatcctttttctcccctcacTTCGGTTCTGAGTTATTGGAAGAAAAGAATAGCTGAATACGCCTAAAGCTCCAAGCGCAGTCGAGTCCTCTTCGTCTTCGACATCCTCATCagaagtgtgtgagtgtgatgaCAGCAGCTACTCCACAGGCCGAACGCCCTTggtctcctccaccttcctcagGGTCTCGTCCCACTGGGTGAACTGCTTAGACAGCAGGAACATCTGCAATCATAGGTCAGGGGTCAGTTTTTGCTAACGAGAGGTCAATGAGACGCAGAAACATCTGCTCATTCTCTTCTCATTTAGTTTgataaaaccaaataaaaatattttatctgCTAAGAGAGCACAAGAAGTAGAAGTAGAATTATTGTCTAGAATATACCATCTTGTGGTATTTTTGATTTCActagaataaaaaaaggaaatgataaaaaaaagaaagaaatgtgtacCATTTTGTTGTATTCCTCAAAAAGCTTCTTCACCTCCAGGGCCTGAGCTTCAGTTTGGTCCTGTAGAAGAGACAAAGTTGGGTCAACAGATGAAACACAAAGAGGCAGACGAAGAAGAGCGTCCGGGGGGGGGTACCTGCTCTTTGAGGTGGATCTGTGACAGGCGCTGGAGCTTAGTGGCGTGTTCTGGTACATCTGTAGGCATCAGAAACACAGAGCTAACACACAGCTAACACAGGATCAGAGGCGGCCGATACTGAAGGTACTGGAGACTGTTatagatatgaagaaaacacaaatagagGAACTGCTATCACACTCTTTAATTTCTTAGATTACATTTGACACAAAACTGCAGAGAACAGCAGATTTTAGCAGTGGACTACATTTCTATATCCCACACCACCTTCAAGCAAAACATTTGACTTGCTAGATTTAGCTTCATGAATCGAAGACCAACTCACCTCTGATGTAGGTGCTGTCGAGCAGCGGCTGCATGTTGCTGACCTGCTCCAGCAGAGCAGCCTGGGAAAGCAGGAAGTCCTCTTCTGTGGgcagacaaacacagaacatCATCACGGTGTTGTTCCTTGTACCGCATTACACATGAGGACTTCACATTAGAGCAACGAATAATAACGGCACAATATAAAGAAAGCTGCAGCTTTAAATGGAATATGCTTCGATTGAATTCCTCATGGTTCTGACCCGCAAGGATGAACTCCAGCTTCATTGCATCCGGTACAGTGATGTGGTCGGTGAACTGGGGGTCCAGGTACTTCAGCAGGTCCTCAACTACACCGCAACACCAATGAATATGATCAAGgactccacaaacacacacaatcctttCAGTCTGTGATGTTCGATCCACTCACTCTTCTTGTGCAGGATCTTCACTCGTTCCCGCTTGTTGGCCGTATTGGTCAAACCAGCCTGGATCCTGGCCAGAGACTCCGCGCACTGCAGGATGAAAGTTCACCGTTTAGGTGTAACGTCATTACAATTTAGTTCATCAATCTGTGGAGCAGGATGTGGTACTATACCCAATACAGCCAAATATGGGAATTTGCTGATGGATATTCAGAGCATTTTTTAAAGTCATGCAGCTTATTCTATAAATGTACCACAGATGAGTGCAGTTTCAATCTCATCATCTCACTAGTGATGATCACTCAAGTAATTCATCAATAAATCATGACTCAATCAGGGCGATACAGTAAAACATGTCCACCAAGAACCCAAAACAGTCAAGAGTCCGAGTACTTCATGTAAATGTGGTTCCTTACATTGCAAACGGTGATATAAACATTTGGGACTTTTTCATCGTTAATTAACGTTACATTCCCGTTTTAAATAAACGGACTCGGTTATGGCAAAATAACTgacagctaacgctagctaacgtgCTATGACTTTAATGAGGCTCGTTTAAGCTAAAGTAGATAACCTAAATATCTGTTTGGCTAATACATAAACATATAACGTACTGGCACTATAACCCCCCGGGGGACAGAACAGCGGGGGTCATAAAGCCTGTTGTTGTGCGGCtaaatgtatcaaataaaaaAGGGCGTTCACTggatcccacacacacagctaccgTTAGCTCTGCCAGGCTAACAGCTGGCTAGCTTCTTTAATAGCATCGTAAATAGAGGTTATTCTCTGCTTACCTTGACGGGTTTTCCACTTTTGTTTCGTCTCTCGCCGTATATCTGACTCTCCAGCGCCTGGAGACGCACTTCCAGGTTGTCGGCGTCCGATGTTTTATCCATTCTTCAAGCTACAGTTGACACGATAAAACACAGAAAGTAGTTTACAACAGACGTCGCACGTTGATGACGCGTCCGCTAGCTTCAATGGGTGTTTTCGAACAAAGCGCGTAGTTTACAAAACGGTAAATCTTAGATATTTGGACATCAAACAAaatcagtttttaaaaataaagattgcTAATTTAATCAACGTGGTTTTTTTGCGTTGTTGCCGTTGCGGTACGTGAAGCCGGCCGCTAGGCGGCGCTGTTTCGCGAGCACCGGGGCTTTGAGCCGTTTTCCGGTGACAGCAGCGGAATGACAACATCGACACTACTGGCCCTTCCATTCCGGTCGACTTCAGCTAAACACCGACAAAAAGTAAGGCTCCTCTCACATCTCACATCCCCTTCCTCACACGCGAGACGCCTCTGCTCGTggacaaaaacataaataccCAGGAAGCGAAGTTGCCATATTTGTACACAattctttgctttgttttcacgAGCTAAGCTAGCTTTCTTAGCACGGAGCTAACGTCAATTTCCCCATTACACCTGCGCAGTTTGACATACTTCGAGTTAGTTTGGAAGGCGCAGCGCCGGAGTCACCGTCTCCTCCCGCAGTATAACTGAGTAATAACCGCATCGCCAATGAATAAAGACACACGCTGCTGACTTTAAGCTGAATTACTGTGAGACAACGTGGGACTAGCTCGTGTCGCACCGGCTTCCTCGCAGTGATTcagggctgtttgtgtgttgttggtgCTCgcccggctgtgtgtgtgtgtgttgttggcagCAGGAAGCCGCCGGCCTTTGGACTCCGGGGTCCGTGTCTGAGGCGTTTCTTCTATATGCGCCCCTGggagcagccgcagcagcatgGCAGATGACAAGGACGTGTTGAGGGACGTCTGGTTCGGCCGGATCCCGAGCTGCTTCACCCTGAACCAGGACGAGGTGACCGAGAGGGAGGCCGAGCCCTACTACGTGAGTGCagggactctctctctctctctctctcttcacgtGGCCTCAGGATCTGACCTCCTGCACCTGCACTCCCCTTCCCCAAGAACAAGCCTCCATTCTGCAGGGTTCAGCCAGCTGACAGGAGAATAAAACCGCGATGTCAGCGTTTCATAGCTGCACATATAGTCGCAACTAACAAGACGCTCCTTTGTGCTAAAAATCCCTTCTCCAAATCTCTGctcctcaccacacacacactgcgtcgTCAGATTCTCGGCAACACAACGAAGAAGAGTCGTAGTCTTGAGTGTGTTTTATTGAAGTGCGCTGGTTTCGGGGCATCTAAAGCAGGCGTTGTTCTCCCTCCCTCAGCTGCTGCTACCCAGGGTGAGCTACCTGACTCTGGTCACAGACAAGGTGAAGAAACACTTCCACAAAGCAATGAGGGCCGAGGACGTGGAGGAGATGTGGTTCGAGTATGAAGGGACGCCGCTGAAATGGTGAGAGAGCGATTGTTGGGATTGTTGGGAATGGTGGGATTTTTTCTGTTGTTCTCTTTAAAATTGCCCTCCAATTAAATACAGCAGTCAAAACCACGGCGGCGGTATTTCCACTCCGCCTGCAGCTCTTAAGTCCTTTTCTTTGGACTGGTATTAGTGCTGAGATCAGCAAAGATCCGACTGCAGGCACAGAGTTCAGCCACAAGGGGGCAGTGTGGCCGCACAGATGATTACAGTGTTGATATTtttgttcattatttattattgtataaaTGAGGTTCAGCCTGTTGTTACTTGTAGTTTTAAACCATACGTTGCGCAGCATTCTTGTAGGAATTTGAGGAAAACACGTTTGCTGCAGAGCTCACTCGATGGCGACTCGTGGAAGTTACACCGCTTCCTGTTTATCGTTTCTCGGTTCTAGGCACAATCCGATAGGAGTTCTGTTTGACCTCCACGCGTCCAGCTCCGTCCTCCCCTGGAGCATCACAGTGCACTTTAAGGTAACCCACATTTGAACATCTAGCAGCTAAAGAACCAGATGTTTCTCTGACAGGAGACATGAATGCTGGACATTTCCCCTGAAATGGTTCTGTAGTTCTGTGGAGAACCGTTTGACAACATGTTGGGACACTTGATGGAATGACGTTCAAACCGGTTCAGTAGTATTTTTGCTCAAAAGGAAACTGGCTAAACACGTTTGGAGTCCTGTGTTTTGCTTTTAAACAAACCACGTTGtgttaatgtttttaaatgttgctgttCAACCAGCGTAAAATCAATCCACCCTGCCAGATCTGCCCTCCTGCCCCTCAGTGCCCCCACTGCCCCCAAGGAAAAGCAACAGTGCAGCTTTAAATAGAAACTCTTTTTCTCTCGTCCATGTGTCAGAATTTCCCGGATCGTGACCTCCTGCACTGCCCGTCCAGCTCTGTGATCGAGGCTCACTTCATGTCCGGCATCAAGGAGGCCGACGCCCTCAAGCACAAGAGCCACGTCGTCAACGACATGCAGAAGAAGGACCACAAACAGCTGTGGATGGGCCTGCAGAacggtgagacacacacacacacacacatacatgcacttGTTGCATTTCTATAAGCAGCTGCGATTAAGCATGCAaagaggtgacacacacacgcacacgcacatcaaAGGAGAAAAACCACaagcagctgctgagggaagcgacacacattcattcattaacacTTAGGTGGACACACATTGTCCCGctgcagctcacacaaacacacacttacatacaaagattgaaatacacacatacgcacTCGCACGCAGTTTTGCGTATTGCATGTTGTAGCTCACAGGTACACCTTCGTAATGAAGTCGTTCCTGCGTGGTGCTTTCAAAGACACTCTAAAGCGAAACGGGAGCGCCGTGAGTGGAGTGAAACGCTGCAgcttatttatattatattatttatttgtgttataaTATCATATCAACAGCACTCCTTCATATGTGAGTGCATAGATTTGGCCCTAATGTAAATTTAAGTGAATCATAACTATAAATAAATTTTCTGTGGGATAAAGTCTTTACTTTTGTGGCTCCACGCTATATCGATCATATATAtcttaaataatgaaataccAAGTCAAggaataatgaataaaatgaatagtcTAAATACACCTTCTTacatcacctccacctccaagaAAAATCTAAAGAGTGAATAAAAGtctcaagaaaacaaaacaacatcaaaacatCCGTAAACAAACTGATTGGAGTCAGTAAACCAACTTGTTCCTTTTAATTGTTaaggcacatttcaacaacacgacaattcaaagtgcttctcttaaaaacaaaagaaccaacaattaagaacattgattggaAATAGTAACATTTCTTTATGCTTCCCGAGAAGCATTTTGAAGATAATATTAAATCCACTGCGCCTGCtgacatgtttgttgttgttgttgttgtgtgtttgcagacaaGTTCGACCAGTTCTGGGCCATAAACAGGAAGCTGATGGAATACAGCAGCGAGGACGGAGGCTTCAGATACATCCCCTTCAGGATATACCAGGTACCAATAATCCATCTGAGCCCACTAGATGTCGCCCGAACCCTCCAATCAGACGCCAGCGGCTGCAGTCGGCTCCGAGTCGCCActaaaagtcccttttgttGGTCCGAAAACAAGACAGACGATGAGATGAAGGATGAACAAGAGACGGATGATTCTCACCTGCCAGACGGGGGAAAGAGCAGCGTTTGAGTCAAGTGTTTTAGGGGCGGGGGTCCAGTGAAGTCCAGTCCAGTTTAACGGAGTCCGGTCCAGTAAAGTCAGGGAGAAGATTTGgaaaacattttgtcttttgcaaAGATCCCAAATCTCAGCAAACAAAACCCAAAGGAGAAAAGGGCTCCTCCCCGTCACCGGGTCCCGTGGATGGACTCCATAACGTGGAGGCCTGTGAGGACGCGTTTGGGGAAGAACTAGTGTGGGAAAAGGGAGCAGGAAGTAGAGTGTGATGGAACCAAACAGGAAAACATCATATGTGCCGATTTATTATCCAGCATCAAGCTTTTCGATGAAACTCCACATTCCACATGTGGCTGCGTTTGGCCTTTGTTGTGCAACAGGGAGTCCAGCTGTCACTCAACGGAGATCACaaagaacaaatacaaaaagggCCACAAACCTCGAACCCGCCCTCTCAGACGTGCACTTGCTGCAGCCGAAGCTCAGACCGCTCAGCTTTTCTTCTACTTTCACGGCCCGGATTTAAAGTTTCCACAATCATTTATGAGGCGACTCGGTTTGCTGATAATTGGAGCATCAAAGCCGGTTAAGACCTCAATGTTTGAATTACAatcaacaaaaagtcaaaagtcTGGATTGTTTTGTAGATGTTGTGGTCTTCTTCTTACAAGCTGTTGGATTACGTTGTATAAGTAAGTAAGTGTAAAGGACTTTGTCTCTATAAACTTTAATATTGCTGAAAAACTACACGATACTTTTAAAGCTGAACATATTTCTAGAAACAGAGTCTGTGACGAGAAAAACTCAAATGTGTATATAAAGACACaagagtggaaaaaaagaacaaaagctgTTTGGCActaaatgacacacacagagacacacacacacacacacacacacacacacacacacactgcgggtCCTTCAAAGGCAGATTGTGGTCTTTAGTGTAAATAACATGTGCTGTGTTTGATGCAGACAGAATTAATGACAACACTCGGTCCAAATAACAGAGGGCTCATTTCCGTCTGGCCTGCTGTCGTCATGGAGACGAAGACACCTCGTGGGCATGGACGCCGCGCTCGCCGTGTCCGCcttatgtcccccccccccgccgcgttTAAGCATTTATTTAGAGTTTTAGAGTTCTTACTCTTCCATCCTTCCTCCTTTAAAGGCCGGTTCACCTCTCGGTGACTGAGAGGTCGGAGGAATGCAGGTTCTTTAATGCTCACATATCTTCAGATGGGGGcatgagaaggggggggggtacacaaACAATTACACAACATGGGGATGCTGGAAACGGTTTCTGCTCATAGTTCACATTCATGGACGGCTTTATTTCCTTCAGACAAAGAGTTCTAAATGTATTCTAAAGACATCTAAAAATCCACAGTGGTGTAAGTAGTGTTTTTCTCCGTGAACTATCTGAGATTATCACCAGTTTGTGGGTCTGAGCACAGACCAACAGCTCGGACGTTTTAGTAGATTTACAAAAACTCCATCACGCAGCGTGAATAATTCAATTCAGCTTCTGGGAACAGGAAGGACGCCAGAGGGAGGTTTGAATTTCAGTCTACAAGCGGCTGCTCCCATTGGGCGGAAACactttctctgcccccccctcccctgttcTTTCTACCTTCAATTAGGCGGATTGAATCCTCGTGGTCAATTAGGCCCGACGTCTTCTGTCAGCCcccctcacacactgacacctcCGCTCTTGTGTTGCCGTGCTGCCGTGCCAGCTAAGGTGTCGCCCGGCTGAAAAGAAAAGTGTCCCTGTCCTTCTTTGTGTGGCGACCGGCTCAATTATTCACGGCCCGGCTGACTGTTTCTGGGAAACCCGAGAGGCGGCTTCACGCCTCCGCTGGCACCGCTCCTCAGGCTCGGGTACCGGATCCCCGTCCCGGCCGGTTTTCCTTTTCACAGCTCGGCGATGAGGGGCCGTATTGCGTGTCGGCCCTCCGCGTGACACCTCGCGTGTCGTCTCTTCCCCTCCGACGCCTTCGGGTCCGAGGTGtcaagtgtccccccccccaataagtGATGATTCAACGCCGTCTTCCGTTGGGCTTTCGTGGAATCAAATGTTTCGCGATTTACAAAATCCTGATCAATGATTCAAAGAAAATGATTCATACACTTTTGTTTTTGATCTCTGGTTAACTTTGACTTTAAGTTACGCCACTCGTTGGTCTGAGGgttggtagagacctgtcaatcagcctgcaGCCCCGGCCTAAAGCGTCCCCCGTTgtgtggtctgtttgactctaaatcaGGGTCTTAAAagtgaagaggtccagttagagaaaatttctagaagcaaaggtccagaagatcataatgtgactaaaTAGAGGAATTGcatcaacatttgcatgtaatcaatacacgactaacaaatcaaattaattcagtACGATTCTAAAACTCCACGTAACAAATCCTctcaattaactaaataaaaggaGGGCTGCAagattaaaatgtgaaaaattctgcatgttcaaataaagtgcttcaattcagaaaaaagaaaaagccaatttctccttttctgcttcacataataaaaaaaaaaaaatatatatatatatatatatatatatatatatatatatatatatatattatctccACTCTCCCACCTGTTTGCTAGGTGGGATAATTAAATAAGGGGGATAATTAAGTTCTTCTCCtcacgtggaggagctcattgagCATCACTGCGTTTCGATGGGTTctaagatagatagatagatactttatagatactttattgatctctCAAGAGGgaaacagcagcatgtacagggaataaaatagaataaaaagatacacattatatacaatataataagagaaatattaaattattaaattaaattaaataaactgaaacaaaagaataaccttacaaaagagacaataataataatttgtaaaaggagaagaggaagagcggcaacatcacagcagtacggggttgttattgtcattatttagcctgggatgatttattgtagagtgttattgcactgggcaggaatgacctcctgtatcggtccttgtgacagcggagctgaaggagtctgttggagaacgtgctccgctgtccctgcagcaggtggtggagggggtggtcaggattatccaatatggataacaatATGGATAAGCATATGAGGCACTGGTTTagtgctggtcactacagagaagtagagtcatttcctcatagacgtctatgggagcagaggagtcgccccctgctggtcactacagagaagtagagtcatttcctcatagacgcctatgggagcagaggagtcgccccctgctggtcactacagagaagtagagtcatttcctcatagacgtctatgggagcagaggagtcgccccctgctggtcactacagagaagtagagtcatttcctcatagacgtctatgggagcagaggagtcgccccctgctggtcactacagagaagtagagtcatttcctcatagacgtctatgggagcagaggagtcgccccctgctggtcactacagagaagtagagtcatttcctcatagacgtctatgggagcagaggagtcgccccctgctggtcactacagagaagtagagtcatttcctcatagacgtctatggcagcagaggagtcgccccctgctggtcactacagagaagtagagtcatttcctcatagacgtctatgggagcagaggagtcgccccctgctggtcactacagagaagtagagtcatttcctcatagacgtctatgggagcagaggagtcgccccctgctggtcactacagagaagtagagtcatttcctcatagacgtctatgggagcagaggagtcgccccctgctggtcactacagtgAAGtacagtcatttcctcatagacgtctacaggagcagaggagtcgccccctgctggtcactacagagaagtagagtcatttcctcatagacgtctatgggagcagagg
This genomic stretch from Gasterosteus aculeatus chromosome 20, fGasAcu3.hap1.1, whole genome shotgun sequence harbors:
- the dctn3 gene encoding dynactin subunit 3, which translates into the protein MDKTSDADNLEVRLQALESQIYGERRNKSGKPVKCAESLARIQAGLTNTANKRERVKILHKKIEDLLKYLDPQFTDHITVPDAMKLEFILAEEDFLLSQAALLEQVSNMQPLLDSTYIRDVPEHATKLQRLSQIHLKEQDQTEAQALEVKKLFEEYNKMMFLLSKQFTQWDETLRKVEETKGVRPVE
- the atg5 gene encoding autophagy protein 5, with the protein product MADDKDVLRDVWFGRIPSCFTLNQDEVTEREAEPYYLLLPRVSYLTLVTDKVKKHFHKAMRAEDVEEMWFEYEGTPLKWHNPIGVLFDLHASSSVLPWSITVHFKNFPDRDLLHCPSSSVIEAHFMSGIKEADALKHKSHVVNDMQKKDHKQLWMGLQNDKFDQFWAINRKLMEYSSEDGGFRYIPFRIYQTTSDRPFIQKLFRPTSPEGSAHTLGDLLKEMCPTALPPDGEPKRYQVVIHGIEPLLETPLQWLSEHLSHPDNFLHICVIPVPSD